A genome region from Maridesulfovibrio salexigens DSM 2638 includes the following:
- a CDS encoding tetratricopeptide repeat protein, translated as MAVVFWLACPNPGHALEYFIETKADMDSIRLVFDQKNLSGKVARTGRQQITISFPKNALKGEKQPTPAPLSSLRLVNSLQMGPSSITIGTRTSAFGFIRMPAGNGQMTIQFFRDPIGSKWRSPEEKARREADRKKAAQKKIAAQKKAEAKRAADKKAKEKAEAARVAAAKKTALKAEAKPPQPPVIEEVDLPEDQESAQLKEELEQVSEETPVEQVPPQPVKRPFYSVPYTYRAPVANVGPGQAKPVDTSVPPARAGGIARRVVDNGDSGGQVVARIETDSSGGSAGGSIAPPPSDEIIDEGVDESVDEAAYEEEFPEGEGASGSVAPPQQSEGSASGSVSGRIAPPPSQSGGQATGSVSGQVSGKIAPPESSASGQVTPPPSNEDSFEAADYPALEDEGAVESTREADNGTDVRDEAVEGEQDSSASDAYPVEDSEQLDDGVEGGDGVEGEKEMTPEDRIKVAKGVLLAAEGALDEGEIQVAIDGFTEVSLMKELPLDMRLRALYGKAEGLTELHREAMADNFGEIASAWMEAMNADTKSPNVPMALLNLGLLNLKVGNMPEAKAYFNLLKSQYPNDPNIPYISYYWGEYYLGMKEYEKAADQFQYLVQMYPDSKIVRDAALGLAKSLDALGYDEQAFQIIDYIDKRWPRFYIEDLNFLLMSANTQNRLGKIEQARENYWAYYNLAPEAPEADIVLARIGDIYLKTGQKTAAKEIYEKAAKDFPDKEGGLVSMMRLAEEGIYDDPSMSQMDKVFDRPYNLRPQKIYTHIIEKFPDSPLAPLAQLKLGMWYYWNKKYGDCLGAVQGFLDKYPRSGLRDRASELGTRVFDKAVPELVRDENYGRVVDYWNKYAQKNNEGKDVNDETRLGVALSFWKKEQPTRALELIERYLQGEEIPKYSAMALDMALGIYVDEQAWSKVTALVNLAKDKWKLDPKQKVHIEYAQAMAYENLGETERSTPLWAGLASNLLLPQSSRAYAMYYMAKSSMKKKELKKVFVYAQEALAMLLETGGDREKIKDCILMTIFAAESSGRYREALKWAAEYDKYIPLSDPEWASSRFRLAQLYEKAGAVSEWKKLMEEVAKQKPGDLYGRLATSALATHKIEQDASKFQPDPVFQ; from the coding sequence ATGGCGGTCGTTTTTTGGCTCGCCTGCCCTAATCCTGGTCATGCCTTGGAGTACTTTATTGAGACCAAGGCTGACATGGATTCCATACGTCTTGTCTTTGACCAGAAAAATCTTTCTGGGAAAGTTGCCCGTACCGGACGGCAGCAGATAACCATTTCTTTTCCCAAAAATGCTCTCAAGGGGGAAAAGCAGCCAACCCCGGCTCCTTTATCCTCTTTACGTTTGGTCAATTCCCTGCAAATGGGCCCGAGTTCCATCACCATCGGAACCCGGACCAGTGCTTTTGGCTTTATCCGCATGCCTGCTGGTAACGGGCAAATGACGATTCAGTTTTTCCGTGATCCCATTGGCTCCAAATGGCGTTCGCCTGAAGAGAAAGCCCGCCGTGAAGCTGATCGTAAAAAAGCTGCTCAAAAGAAAATCGCAGCTCAGAAAAAGGCTGAGGCAAAACGCGCAGCTGATAAGAAAGCAAAAGAAAAAGCTGAAGCGGCTCGTGTTGCAGCCGCAAAAAAAACAGCTCTGAAGGCTGAGGCTAAGCCTCCGCAACCTCCGGTAATTGAAGAAGTCGATCTGCCTGAAGACCAAGAGTCAGCACAACTCAAAGAGGAGTTGGAGCAGGTTTCAGAAGAGACTCCGGTTGAACAGGTCCCTCCTCAGCCTGTAAAACGTCCATTTTATTCTGTTCCTTATACTTATCGTGCTCCTGTGGCTAACGTCGGTCCGGGGCAGGCTAAGCCTGTTGATACTTCGGTACCTCCGGCACGGGCTGGTGGCATTGCCCGCCGTGTTGTTGATAACGGCGATTCTGGTGGACAGGTTGTCGCCCGCATAGAAACGGACAGTTCCGGTGGATCAGCTGGCGGAAGCATTGCACCTCCTCCCTCAGATGAGATTATTGATGAAGGTGTCGACGAAAGTGTTGATGAAGCTGCTTATGAAGAAGAATTTCCCGAAGGCGAAGGTGCATCCGGTTCAGTCGCCCCGCCGCAGCAATCCGAAGGCAGTGCGTCCGGCAGTGTCTCCGGCAGGATTGCTCCGCCTCCTTCCCAGTCCGGAGGACAGGCAACCGGCAGTGTTTCCGGTCAGGTTTCCGGCAAAATAGCCCCGCCTGAATCCTCCGCATCTGGGCAGGTAACACCTCCACCGAGTAATGAAGATTCCTTTGAGGCTGCTGATTACCCCGCTCTTGAAGATGAAGGAGCTGTTGAGTCTACCCGTGAGGCTGACAATGGGACTGATGTTCGGGATGAAGCCGTAGAAGGTGAACAGGATTCATCAGCTTCTGATGCCTATCCAGTGGAAGATTCCGAGCAGCTTGATGATGGAGTAGAAGGCGGTGATGGTGTCGAGGGCGAGAAAGAAATGACCCCTGAGGACCGGATAAAGGTCGCCAAGGGCGTTCTGCTTGCTGCGGAAGGAGCTCTGGATGAAGGGGAGATTCAAGTTGCAATAGACGGCTTTACAGAAGTCTCCTTAATGAAAGAGTTGCCGCTGGATATGCGTTTGCGCGCTCTTTACGGTAAAGCTGAGGGCCTTACCGAGCTGCATCGTGAAGCCATGGCTGATAATTTCGGTGAAATTGCCAGTGCGTGGATGGAAGCAATGAATGCGGACACCAAGTCTCCGAATGTCCCTATGGCCTTACTTAATCTGGGGTTGCTTAACCTTAAAGTAGGCAACATGCCTGAGGCCAAGGCTTATTTTAATCTTCTTAAATCCCAGTATCCCAACGATCCCAACATTCCTTATATCAGTTACTATTGGGGTGAGTACTATCTCGGTATGAAGGAATACGAAAAGGCTGCGGACCAGTTCCAGTATCTGGTTCAGATGTATCCGGACAGTAAGATTGTCCGTGATGCCGCACTCGGCCTTGCCAAGTCTCTGGATGCTCTTGGTTATGATGAACAGGCTTTCCAAATTATTGACTATATTGATAAACGCTGGCCTCGTTTCTACATTGAAGATCTGAATTTCCTCCTTATGTCGGCCAATACCCAGAACAGGCTGGGCAAGATAGAGCAGGCCCGTGAAAACTATTGGGCTTACTACAACCTTGCCCCGGAAGCTCCTGAAGCGGATATTGTTTTGGCGCGCATCGGCGATATTTATCTTAAGACCGGCCAGAAAACCGCAGCCAAGGAAATTTACGAAAAAGCGGCCAAAGATTTTCCCGACAAAGAGGGTGGGCTTGTTTCCATGATGCGTCTTGCTGAAGAAGGCATTTATGATGATCCAAGCATGAGCCAGATGGACAAGGTCTTTGACCGTCCTTACAACCTCAGGCCGCAGAAAATTTATACTCATATTATTGAGAAATTCCCGGATAGCCCGCTTGCTCCGCTTGCTCAACTAAAGCTCGGTATGTGGTATTACTGGAACAAAAAATACGGAGACTGCCTTGGTGCGGTTCAGGGTTTTCTTGATAAATATCCGCGTAGCGGGTTGAGAGATCGGGCCAGTGAACTTGGTACAAGAGTTTTTGATAAGGCTGTACCGGAACTGGTTCGGGATGAGAACTACGGCCGTGTTGTCGATTACTGGAACAAGTATGCTCAAAAGAATAATGAAGGCAAAGATGTTAATGATGAGACAAGGCTTGGTGTAGCGCTCAGCTTCTGGAAGAAAGAGCAGCCGACAAGGGCCTTGGAATTGATTGAACGCTATTTGCAGGGTGAGGAAATTCCTAAGTACTCAGCAATGGCTCTTGATATGGCCCTTGGTATCTACGTGGATGAACAGGCTTGGAGTAAGGTAACCGCACTGGTCAACCTTGCTAAGGATAAGTGGAAACTTGATCCGAAGCAGAAGGTTCATATAGAATACGCACAGGCTATGGCTTACGAAAATCTCGGAGAGACTGAGCGTAGTACTCCTCTTTGGGCTGGCTTGGCTTCAAATCTGCTTTTGCCCCAGTCTTCGCGCGCTTATGCCATGTATTACATGGCCAAGTCTTCCATGAAGAAGAAAGAGCTGAAGAAGGTTTTCGTATATGCGCAGGAAGCGTTAGCCATGCTCCTTGAGACCGGGGGAGACCGTGAAAAGATCAAGGATTGCATCCTGATGACAATCTTCGCGGCGGAAAGTTCCGGGCGTTACCGTGAAGCTCTTAAGTGGGCTGCGGAATACGATAAGTATATCCCGCTTTCTGATCCTGAATGGGCTTCATCCCGCTTCCGTCTGGCCCAGCTTTACGAAAAGGCCGGGGCTGTTTCCGAGTGGAAGAAACTGATGGAAGAAGTTGCCAAGCAAAAACCGGGCGATCTTTACGGACGTCTTGCAACTTCCGCGCTGGCAACCCACAAGATTGAGCAGGATGCTTCCAAGTTTCAGCCGGACCCGGTATTTCAATAA
- a CDS encoding sigma-54 interaction domain-containing protein, whose amino-acid sequence MALNLSGIIGNSPALKEVFAILAKVAPTDSTVLVTGESGTGKELLVRALHRNSKRKEKPFVPVNCGAIPKELLESELFGHEKGAFTHAVRSRPGRFELADGGTIFLDEIGEMDLSLQVKILRVLQEKEIERVGGTSIKKVDVRIVAATNRDLEVEVAAGRFREDLFYRLNVIPMHLPPLRERGGDVLLLAKHFLGRFSEDKDMEQLRIQSDAADMLVSYTWPGNVRELENFMERMCILCDDDEIVPDDLPEKIWKDVGKEPKKKVAELMQPVGFNWPTLSDMEEQGANGLKDFLEKVEDRLMIEALEKAGGVKNKAAELLGVKRTTLIEKIKKRNLEV is encoded by the coding sequence ATGGCTCTTAATTTAAGTGGAATAATTGGAAACAGTCCTGCGCTTAAGGAGGTCTTTGCGATTCTCGCAAAGGTAGCGCCCACAGACAGTACCGTGCTGGTAACCGGGGAATCCGGCACGGGTAAGGAGCTGCTTGTGCGTGCCTTGCACCGCAACAGCAAACGAAAGGAAAAGCCTTTTGTTCCGGTAAACTGCGGGGCCATCCCCAAGGAGTTGCTGGAATCTGAACTTTTTGGACATGAGAAGGGTGCTTTCACCCATGCAGTGCGTTCCCGTCCGGGACGTTTCGAACTGGCTGACGGCGGGACCATTTTCCTTGATGAAATAGGTGAAATGGATCTGAGCCTGCAGGTCAAAATTCTGAGAGTCCTTCAGGAAAAAGAAATCGAACGCGTTGGTGGAACTTCCATCAAAAAGGTGGATGTACGTATCGTTGCTGCAACCAACCGGGATCTTGAAGTGGAGGTTGCCGCAGGAAGGTTTCGCGAGGACCTTTTTTACCGCCTGAATGTTATTCCCATGCATCTCCCTCCGCTTCGTGAGCGTGGTGGGGACGTGCTTTTGCTGGCAAAGCATTTTCTTGGCCGTTTTTCTGAAGATAAGGATATGGAACAGCTTAGAATTCAGTCCGATGCAGCTGATATGCTGGTCTCCTACACTTGGCCGGGGAATGTCCGTGAGCTTGAAAATTTTATGGAACGTATGTGCATCCTTTGTGATGATGATGAAATCGTTCCCGATGACCTGCCGGAAAAAATCTGGAAAGATGTGGGTAAGGAACCCAAGAAAAAGGTTGCCGAACTTATGCAGCCTGTTGGATTCAATTGGCCCACCCTTTCAGATATGGAAGAGCAGGGAGCCAACGGACTCAAGGATTTTCTGGAGAAGGTCGAAGACCGTCTCATGATCGAGGCCCTTGAAAAAGCCGGTGGCGTTAAGAACAAGGCCGCAGAACTTCTCGGAGTGAAGCGGACGACGCTGATTGAAAAGATCAAGAAAAGGAATTTGGAAGTTTAA
- a CDS encoding sugar porter family MFS transporter: MSASPPHDPKQSASVIFVLLISAAAALGGFLFGFDTAVINGAVVALGDYFKVGPVLVGMSVSLALIGSAVGALLSGSVSDRYGRIKPMLLSAFLFTISGVGSGLPITVWDFIFWRFLGGVGIGLASAITPAYIAEISPASLRGSFGSLQQLAIVVGIFVAMLSNYMLVGIAGGSADNVLWLGFETWRWMFWAEVPPALLYGFAALMIPESPRYLIASRREKEAEGILAKVLGEKTLDKIEEIKGSLKIECTPSFAALRCEGGLHPVVWIGLGLSVLQQFVGINVIFYYGSMLWRSVGFSEENSLWITVITGVVNIVTTLVAIVLIDRVGRKPLLLAGSAGMLVTLGVLAYLFGNAPLDATGHPVLQGASATTALYSANLYVFCFGFSWGPVVWVLLGEMFNNRIRASALALGAGAQWVANFMVSASFPSLVSRVGLGITYSIYAFFAALSFFFVLFMVRETKGRELEDME, encoded by the coding sequence ATGTCTGCAAGTCCCCCCCACGATCCCAAGCAATCAGCATCGGTAATTTTTGTCCTCCTTATTTCAGCTGCCGCAGCACTCGGCGGCTTTCTTTTCGGCTTTGATACTGCGGTCATTAATGGCGCTGTGGTTGCGCTGGGTGATTATTTCAAGGTCGGTCCGGTGTTGGTGGGAATGTCTGTTTCTCTCGCGTTGATAGGTTCCGCTGTAGGTGCTTTGCTTTCGGGATCGGTTTCGGACCGTTACGGACGCATCAAGCCCATGTTGCTTTCGGCGTTTTTATTTACCATCAGTGGAGTTGGTTCCGGGCTGCCAATCACTGTCTGGGATTTTATTTTCTGGCGTTTTCTTGGTGGCGTGGGGATCGGCCTTGCCAGTGCCATTACTCCAGCCTACATTGCGGAGATTTCCCCGGCCAGCCTGCGCGGAAGTTTCGGTTCATTGCAACAGCTGGCCATTGTGGTCGGGATTTTCGTTGCTATGCTCAGCAACTACATGTTGGTGGGCATTGCAGGGGGATCGGCGGATAATGTGCTCTGGCTCGGGTTTGAAACTTGGCGCTGGATGTTCTGGGCTGAGGTCCCGCCTGCTCTTCTGTACGGATTTGCAGCTCTGATGATCCCGGAATCCCCCCGATATCTTATTGCTTCCAGAAGAGAGAAAGAGGCAGAGGGCATCCTTGCAAAAGTTCTTGGTGAGAAGACTCTTGATAAAATTGAAGAAATCAAGGGCAGTCTTAAGATAGAGTGTACTCCTTCATTTGCAGCCTTGAGATGTGAAGGGGGACTGCATCCTGTCGTCTGGATCGGGCTGGGGCTTTCTGTCTTGCAACAATTTGTAGGTATTAATGTTATTTTTTATTACGGCTCCATGCTTTGGCGCAGTGTCGGGTTTTCCGAGGAAAATTCTTTGTGGATTACCGTGATCACCGGGGTCGTAAATATTGTGACTACACTGGTTGCGATTGTACTTATTGATCGGGTAGGCCGAAAACCTTTGCTTTTGGCGGGATCGGCTGGAATGTTGGTTACTCTTGGCGTTTTGGCCTACTTGTTCGGCAATGCCCCCCTTGATGCGACCGGACATCCTGTTTTGCAGGGAGCATCTGCCACAACCGCACTATATTCCGCCAACCTTTATGTTTTCTGTTTCGGATTCTCGTGGGGACCTGTGGTCTGGGTGCTGCTCGGTGAGATGTTCAACAACCGTATTCGTGCCTCCGCTCTTGCTCTTGGTGCCGGGGCACAGTGGGTGGCAAATTTCATGGTTTCCGCTTCCTTTCCCTCACTTGTAAGCCGGGTCGGATTGGGCATTACTTACTCCATTTATGCCTTTTTTGCGGCGCTCTCATTTTTCTTTGTTCTCTTTATGGTTCGGGAGACCAAGGGCAGGGAATTGGAAGATATGGAGTGA
- a CDS encoding NAD(P)/FAD-dependent oxidoreductase codes for MSPKDNGKKEFDVIIVGGGPAGLFAAYYLGENTDLDVLVIEKGKASLKRHCPITGDQECIKCKPCNILSGVGGAGLFSDGKLNYIHKLGKTDLTQFMSVSAAKALIDETEEIFNRFNMDGQVYPTNMEEAKNIRKDALKHGIDLLLIKQKHLGSDNLPGHIAGMADYCMSKGVTFRTGEHVDDILIENGELAGVVTKKGEYRAKNVILAPGRVGSEWMGSVAKKHDLAITQRGIEVGVRVEVHGDIMRDLCSVIYDPTFFIRTNTYDDQVRTFCTNQGGFVALENYQDFVCVNGHAYMDKKSENTNFAFLSKVVLEEPVTDNQAYGESIGKLATIIGGGKPILQRFGDLKRGRRSTWNRVRNSFVEPTMKNVTCGDIAMALPERIVRNLIEGLEKLNDVVPGVANEETLLYAPEIKFFSTQVETSDQLETALEGLFVAGDGPGVAGNIVSASATGIIPAKEIARRAKK; via the coding sequence ATGAGCCCGAAAGATAACGGGAAGAAAGAGTTTGATGTAATTATTGTCGGCGGTGGTCCTGCGGGACTTTTCGCAGCCTATTACCTTGGCGAGAATACCGACCTTGATGTTCTGGTCATCGAAAAGGGAAAGGCGTCCCTTAAACGACATTGTCCCATAACCGGGGATCAGGAATGCATTAAATGCAAACCCTGCAACATCCTTTCCGGTGTGGGCGGGGCTGGCCTTTTTTCCGACGGCAAGCTCAACTATATTCACAAGCTCGGCAAAACCGACCTTACCCAGTTTATGTCGGTTTCCGCGGCGAAAGCCCTCATTGATGAAACCGAAGAAATTTTCAACCGCTTCAACATGGACGGTCAGGTTTACCCCACCAACATGGAAGAAGCCAAGAATATCCGCAAAGATGCCCTCAAACATGGCATCGATTTGCTGCTGATCAAGCAGAAGCACCTTGGGAGTGACAACCTTCCCGGACATATTGCCGGAATGGCTGATTACTGTATGAGCAAGGGTGTAACTTTTCGTACCGGTGAGCATGTAGATGACATTCTCATTGAAAACGGCGAACTTGCCGGGGTTGTTACCAAGAAAGGCGAATATAGAGCCAAGAACGTTATTCTCGCTCCGGGCCGTGTCGGTTCCGAGTGGATGGGTAGTGTCGCCAAGAAGCACGACCTTGCCATTACCCAGCGTGGTATCGAGGTCGGTGTTCGTGTGGAAGTGCACGGCGATATCATGCGCGATCTCTGTTCCGTGATCTATGACCCCACCTTCTTTATCCGCACTAATACTTACGATGATCAGGTCCGTACTTTCTGTACCAACCAGGGTGGATTTGTAGCTCTTGAAAACTATCAGGATTTTGTCTGCGTAAACGGACATGCCTACATGGATAAAAAATCCGAGAACACCAACTTCGCCTTCCTGTCCAAGGTTGTGCTTGAAGAGCCTGTTACCGATAACCAGGCTTATGGTGAATCCATCGGTAAGCTCGCCACCATCATCGGCGGCGGCAAGCCCATTCTTCAGCGTTTTGGTGATCTTAAGCGCGGACGCCGTTCCACATGGAACCGTGTTCGTAACAGCTTTGTTGAGCCGACTATGAAGAACGTTACCTGCGGTGATATAGCTATGGCCCTGCCTGAGCGTATCGTGCGTAACCTCATTGAAGGTCTCGAGAAGCTTAACGATGTAGTTCCCGGTGTTGCCAACGAGGAAACTCTGCTTTACGCACCTGAAATCAAGTTCTTTTCCACTCAGGTGGAAACCAGCGACCAGCTTGAAACTGCGCTGGAAGGCCTTTTTGTAGCAGGTGACGGTCCGGGTGTAGCAGGGAACATTGTTTCCGCTTCCGCTACCGGAATCATCCCGGCAAAAGAGATTGCCAGAAGAGCTAAGAAATAA
- a CDS encoding RrF2 family transcriptional regulator, translating to MRLTTRSRYGTRMILDIATHCTAGPVRISDIASRQGLSTKYLEKLIRELKKAGFIASKRGPGGGHSLAMAPEDITVGAVVRSLEGDAGLVECLDNDDLCKRIDNCPTREVWIKASKAMYAALDEISIADLLKEGSFCVKTNPF from the coding sequence ATGAGACTGACAACTAGAAGCAGATACGGAACCCGAATGATACTGGACATTGCCACGCACTGCACCGCAGGCCCGGTCCGTATCAGTGACATTGCCAGCCGTCAGGGACTTTCAACAAAATACCTTGAAAAGCTCATCCGCGAATTAAAAAAAGCCGGATTTATTGCCAGCAAACGCGGCCCCGGCGGTGGACATTCATTGGCAATGGCCCCGGAAGATATAACAGTAGGCGCGGTGGTTAGAAGCCTTGAGGGGGATGCCGGACTGGTTGAATGTCTGGATAACGACGACCTCTGTAAGCGCATTGACAACTGCCCCACTCGCGAGGTCTGGATCAAAGCCAGCAAAGCCATGTACGCAGCCTTGGATGAAATATCCATTGCCGACCTGCTCAAGGAAGGCTCTTTCTGCGTCAAGACCAACCCTTTTTAA
- a CDS encoding DUF1499 domain-containing protein — translation MIYKLTTLIVIICAAALFTAAHFSSPPKNLGITGGNLSPCPNSPNCVSSQETDKEHSTQAFKASGSNKQVMKKLRSCIKKMGGKITSRSGPYLHAEFRSKWFRFVDDLECIYDEAEGKIDVRSAARLGYSDFGVNKKRVDELRRLFEEE, via the coding sequence ATGATTTACAAACTAACAACTCTCATTGTCATTATCTGCGCTGCAGCCCTATTCACTGCTGCCCATTTTTCTTCACCTCCAAAGAATCTGGGGATTACTGGCGGCAACCTTTCCCCATGCCCGAACAGCCCGAACTGCGTTTCCTCACAGGAAACCGACAAAGAGCATTCCACCCAGGCATTCAAAGCCAGCGGCAGCAATAAACAAGTCATGAAAAAACTAAGGTCCTGCATTAAAAAAATGGGTGGAAAGATCACTTCCCGCAGCGGCCCTTACCTGCATGCTGAATTCAGGAGCAAATGGTTCCGTTTTGTAGACGACCTTGAATGCATTTATGATGAAGCGGAAGGAAAAATTGATGTCCGATCCGCAGCACGACTCGGCTATTCCGATTTCGGAGTGAACAAAAAAAGGGTTGATGAATTGCGCAGACTTTTTGAGGAAGAATAA
- a CDS encoding rhodanese-like domain-containing protein: MTFSKKMMVMLGLAALLLCVAGNAFAMKDSYNYMSPAALQNAIDTKADVAIVDIQVAEEFKSHHIKGAIETCAYPVKTVADTEKLNTTLNSLKSSTQPVVVICPRGKGGAERTVDYLAKQGISPYRLFILTNGQDGWPYAVESN, from the coding sequence ATGACTTTTAGCAAAAAAATGATGGTAATGCTCGGATTGGCAGCACTGCTTCTTTGCGTTGCAGGAAATGCTTTCGCCATGAAAGACAGCTACAATTACATGAGCCCCGCAGCCCTGCAGAATGCTATCGACACTAAGGCAGATGTTGCCATTGTTGACATTCAGGTAGCTGAAGAATTTAAGTCTCACCACATCAAGGGCGCAATTGAGACCTGCGCTTACCCGGTTAAGACAGTTGCCGACACTGAGAAACTCAATACAACCCTGAACAGCCTCAAGAGCTCAACACAGCCTGTTGTTGTCATCTGCCCGCGCGGGAAAGGCGGCGCGGAAAGAACAGTAGACTACCTCGCCAAACAGGGAATCTCTCCTTACCGCTTATTCATTCTCACCAATGGTCAGGACGGCTGGCCCTATGCCGTTGAATCAAACTAA
- a CDS encoding agmatine deiminase family protein: protein MTKLGRAYLLAIAFLLAATVTAAAAEWRFPGEFEKQERVYLGWLSKEYVKGYQTDTVLLEIAKNLAPYTKITVCVPEERHLKHVQSLLKKNKLPMDKISFQTIPFTMLYWRDFGPIFTTDKQGNKSIADFSFNCWGYFPQSDTQSRIMERVDRDIAKVRNIPSRMTRLVSEGGDRELNGKGTLLVTEACEFQRNPNLSRADIEVELKEMLGVTNIIWLKKGTVDDDAYNVSTLPGPDGKGVAYRSAAANNHIDEYCRFVSPDTILLAEVSEEEAAQGPVEAENRRRMEENYRILKKAVDQDGKPFKIIRIPMPETLYFEVTPQDEAYYGLVSFPRFSDGTAFPVGQSVQVVPAQSYCNFLISNGVVLAQKYWHEGLPEKVKERDAEALEVLKKAFPNRKVVTINTLGINFGGGGIHCSTQQEPYTGK from the coding sequence ATGACAAAACTAGGTAGAGCTTATCTTCTGGCAATTGCATTTCTCCTTGCGGCGACAGTTACTGCCGCTGCCGCCGAATGGAGATTTCCCGGGGAGTTTGAAAAGCAGGAAAGGGTTTACCTTGGCTGGCTAAGTAAAGAATATGTAAAAGGGTACCAAACCGACACTGTTCTTCTGGAAATTGCTAAAAACCTTGCCCCCTATACTAAAATCACAGTCTGCGTCCCCGAAGAGCGCCACCTCAAGCACGTGCAGTCTTTATTAAAAAAGAACAAACTTCCCATGGACAAAATTTCATTCCAGACCATCCCCTTCACCATGCTCTACTGGCGAGATTTCGGCCCTATTTTCACTACAGACAAACAAGGAAACAAAAGCATTGCCGATTTCAGCTTCAATTGCTGGGGCTACTTTCCGCAATCAGATACTCAATCCCGAATTATGGAACGAGTCGACCGCGACATTGCCAAAGTACGTAACATTCCTTCAAGGATGACCCGTCTAGTAAGCGAGGGAGGCGATCGAGAACTGAATGGTAAAGGAACACTATTGGTCACTGAAGCCTGCGAATTCCAACGCAACCCCAACCTTTCACGCGCTGACATTGAAGTAGAACTAAAAGAAATGCTGGGCGTAACAAATATTATCTGGCTGAAAAAAGGAACAGTGGATGACGATGCCTACAATGTAAGCACTCTGCCCGGACCGGACGGCAAGGGAGTGGCCTACCGCAGCGCTGCCGCCAATAACCACATTGATGAATACTGCCGCTTTGTATCTCCGGATACCATCCTGCTGGCGGAAGTAAGTGAAGAGGAAGCGGCGCAAGGTCCGGTGGAAGCTGAAAACCGCCGGCGTATGGAAGAAAACTACCGTATCCTGAAAAAAGCAGTTGATCAGGACGGCAAGCCATTCAAGATCATTCGCATCCCCATGCCGGAAACATTGTACTTTGAAGTCACTCCGCAGGATGAAGCATACTACGGGTTGGTCTCATTCCCCCGTTTTTCGGACGGAACAGCTTTCCCAGTAGGACAGTCGGTACAGGTGGTTCCGGCGCAGAGCTATTGCAACTTCCTGATCTCCAACGGCGTGGTACTGGCTCAGAAATACTGGCATGAAGGTCTGCCTGAAAAAGTAAAAGAACGCGATGCTGAAGCGCTGGAAGTACTAAAAAAAGCATTCCCGAACCGTAAAGTTGTTACCATCAACACCCTCGGAATAAACTTCGGTGGAGGTGGGATTCACTGCTCTACCCAACAGGAACCGTATACTGGTAAGTAA
- the folE2 gene encoding GTP cyclohydrolase FolE2 has protein sequence MEDVQNSPAKVAMSIDRVGVRDLTLPLVVRDRESGSQSTMAKVALSVDLPAHFKGTHMSRFVEALEDWSEELDYQSFYNLLSDILRRLEAERAHAELSFPYCLQKKSPVSGRKGIMSYECTVEGEMVGDNLEFTLGVKVPVMTVCPCSKAISDEGAHSQRAVVHIRTKSKGFVWIEDLVEIAEASGSCEVFSLLKREDEKHVTEKSFSNPTFVEDVVRNAAMGLEKHSKILWYQVDVESFESIHNHCAFASIAKPK, from the coding sequence ATGGAAGACGTACAGAACAGTCCCGCAAAAGTGGCAATGTCCATCGACAGGGTCGGTGTGCGGGATTTGACTCTCCCCCTTGTGGTGCGCGACCGGGAATCCGGCAGTCAGAGCACCATGGCTAAAGTAGCTTTATCTGTTGATCTGCCTGCACATTTCAAAGGCACCCACATGAGCCGTTTTGTAGAAGCTCTTGAAGATTGGTCCGAAGAGTTGGACTATCAGAGTTTTTACAATCTGCTCAGTGACATCCTGCGCCGCCTTGAAGCTGAACGTGCTCACGCAGAACTCAGCTTTCCCTACTGCCTGCAAAAAAAATCCCCGGTCAGCGGACGTAAGGGGATCATGAGCTATGAGTGTACAGTGGAAGGCGAAATGGTCGGTGATAATCTGGAATTCACCCTCGGTGTAAAAGTTCCGGTTATGACTGTATGTCCTTGTTCCAAGGCGATCAGCGATGAAGGCGCACATAGTCAGCGGGCAGTGGTTCACATCAGGACCAAGTCAAAGGGCTTTGTCTGGATTGAGGATCTTGTGGAGATTGCCGAAGCTTCCGGTTCGTGTGAAGTGTTCTCTTTGCTTAAGCGTGAGGACGAAAAACATGTAACTGAAAAAAGTTTTTCAAATCCCACCTTCGTTGAAGATGTAGTTCGCAATGCCGCTATGGGGCTGGAAAAACACTCTAAAATCTTGTGGTACCAAGTTGATGTGGAAAGTTTTGAATCAATTCACAATCATTGTGCCTTTGCAAGTATTGCCAAACCTAAATAA